The DNA region GCCCATCACCCAAACGCGCAGAGATCATCTCTTTACGTTTTAAACCACCGCCAAGCGTCAGCATCGCAAAGTCAGCACTTACGGCTAGCGCACGGCTTAGGCGAGTGATGTCCTTGTAATATTGCTGTGTTGGGCCGCTCATGTGCGCCTTAACAAAACGAGAGCCAGTTAGTGCAGCGCCAAGTGCGCCAAAGGTATTACCCGTTGCATGCTTAATGTGCTTAAACAGTAGGTCATCGAACTCTTTCGCGCCTTCTTTAGCATCTGGGTTGGCTGCTGCTTCCATCTCTTTTAGTACGTATGGATGACAACGTGTCGCACCTTGCCCAAAAATCATTAAGTTACGAGTCAGAATATTTGCACCTTCAACAGTGATCGCCACCGGAATGCCTAGATAATGTTTCGCTAGGTAGTTCATCGGACCATCTTGAATCGCACGCCCCGCATGGATATCGAAAGAATCGTTCAGAATAGTACGGGCCATTTCCGTCATGTGGTATTTAGCAATAGCTGTCACGATGCCTGGTTTCTCTTTCATATCAAGAGACGTCGTCGTCAAAGTACGTGTTGCTTCAAGTAGATAAGTTAAACCACCAATGCGTCCCATCGCCTCAGCGACACCTTCAAATTTACCGATGGACATACCAAACTGTTTACGGACATATGCGTAAGCGCCTGTGGTTCGTGTGGTAAGGTGACCGATCGCGGTGCCGAGCGCGGGAAGGGAAATACCACGGCCTGCCGACAAACATTCCACCAACATACGCCAACCTTTACCCGCGTACTCTGAGCCACCAATTAGCCAGTCCATAGGGATGAACACGTCATTACCACGTGTTGGGCCGTTCATAAACGCAGAACCGAGCGGATCGTGACGCTCACCAATTTCCACACCTTCGTGATCAGCAGGAATCAATGCACAGGTAATACCCACATCTTTCTTGTCGCCAAGCAGGCTATCCGGGTCTTGAAGTTTGAATGCGAGACCAAGAACAGTCGCAACAGGTGCTAGGGTAATGTAACGCTTGTTCCAACTAACACGGATACCAAGAACTTCTTCACCCTCGTGCGTGCCGTAACAAACTACGCCTTGGTCTGGAATACCGCCTGCATCTGAGCCAGCTTCAGGGCCGGTTAAGGCAAAACATGGAATATCCGTACCGTCAGCGAGACGTGGTAGCCAGTAGTCTTTTTGCTCTTGAGTACCATAGTGAGAAAGTAGCTCACCTGGGCCAAGAGAGTTTGGCACCATGACTGATACGGCTGCGCTGATGCTTCGTGTGGCAATACGAGATACGATGGTTGAGTTTGCAAGTGCAGAAAACTCTCGGCCGCCGTATTCTTTCGAAATGATCAGAGAGAAGAAACACTCTTTACGTAAGAACTCCCAGACTTCAGGTGGTAGATCACGGTCATCTTTTACGATCTGCTGATCGTTTAGCATTTCAAGTAACGTCTCAAGTTCATTGTCCATGAAGGCTTGTTCTTCAGACGTCAGTGCTGGTTTTGGGTAGTGATGAAGCGTTGTAAAGTTAGGCTTGCCAGAAAACAACTCGGCATCCCACCATACACTACCGGCTTCCATTGCCTCTTTTTCCGTACTCGACAATGGTGGCAGTACTTTCTTAAACATTTTAAATGCTGGGTCACTAATCCATTTTCTTCGTAGAGAGCTCATAGTTCAGATCCTTTTGTTCACATCACCGCTCGCGGCTTTCACTTTTCTTTTTTATTGATTTAATCAGGTTTACTTGGCGGACATGCCTGCCGACAGGTATGGAATCAGTAGGTCGACAACAGACTTCGCATCGACGTCTTTTTGGAATTTACTTTCCGCAATTTCCGTTAGTGCTTGGCTAGATGCCATGGTGAAAACACAAGTCCCAAGGGTAAAGTGTAATCGCCAAAACAGCTGTTCTTCTGTTAGTTCAGGGTTTGCTTTGCCTATGGAGAACATAAACAACTTCAGCACTTCGTCATATCTGGTGCTGATAAACCAACGTAAATGCCCCTGCACATCGGTGTAACCACGCCCTATTAACAACATAAACAAGGCAGTACCGTTTGGTCGCACATCATTTAACGCCCGTAAGGGTAAGCGTAACGATTCGAATACCTCATCCATGTTGTAATCGTCACGGGTGTTTAGCTCTATCAGGGATGTTTTAATGCTCGGCATTAACGCTTCTAAATAGCGGTCTAAAACGGCTCTAACGAGCGTCTTTTTATCGCCAAAGTGGTAGTTCACCGAAGCAAGGTTTACGTTCGCCTTACCAGTAATGGTTCTTAGCGATGTGTCATTGAAGCCGTATTCTGCAAATAGTCCTTCTGCTACATCGAGTATTTTTTCTTTTGTTGTACTTCTCGGGGCCATTTCAATCACTCGTATTAAACAACTGTTTGAAATATACTCTCGAAACGACAGATTAACAAACGATTAACATCACATTTTCAAGCATTGGTCTGACCAGGCATAGAAAGTGCAGGCGTAAAGGAATGAATTTAAAGCGAATATTATTTTGTGAAAAAAACTTCTAAAAAAAATGGAACTGAATGGAATTAGCTCGGTCTGAATTACTGTAACAACTAGGGCATTTAAAGTTTTTCAGGCCGTCAAACTTGTTTCTTTCTGGTTGTTACATTGCTGCTTTTTCTTATTAACTCCTATGTTTGTATCCGCCCAGATAAATTTTCTTCTGGGCTTTTTTTCATCTGTCGTTCCCCGCTATGCACTAACAAATAGTAAATCCAAGATATAAAAAAAACCTCTCAATTGAGAGGTTTTCGTATTTCAAATTGCTGCTCTAAACGCGGTTCGCTTTAGTATTCCTCAACAACCTCTTCTGACGCCTGCTTTGGCAACGAGAAATGCAGTAACGCATAGCCAAGTACAGCAGCAGTGGTAGAGCCCATCAGGATGCCTAGTCGAGCATAAGTGTCAAACTCAGGACTCACGTTTGCAAATGCCAATGATGAGATGAAGATAGACATCGTAAAGCCGATACCACACAACACTGACACCGCAAAGATATGCATAAAGTTCACGCCTTTAGGCAGCTTAGCAATACCTAGTTTCACTGCAGCCCAACTGAATGTGAAGATACCCAGCGGCTTACCAACCAACAGACCCAGAGCAATACCTAATGGCAGCATTGAAGTCAGACCTGACATCGATACGCCCTCTAATGAGATACCAGCGTTTGCGAATGCAAATAGAGGAAGAATACCGAATGCTACATATGGGTGAAGTGCATGCTCCATGTGTTTTAGTGGAGAGTGTTCGCCCTTCTTACCTTTCAGTGGGATAGCAAAACCGATCACCACACCTGCCAATGTTGCATGGACGCCAGATTTCAGAACCGCGAACCAGAGAATAGCACCAACGATCATATACGGCGTGAGCTTAGTTACACCTTTTGCGTTTAGCATAAAGAGCAAGCCCGTCATCGCAAAACCAACCAACAATGCCATCGTTGATAGGTCACCGGTGTAAAACAACGCGATGATCACAACAACACCAAGGTCATCAATGATTGCGAGTGCAAGCAAGAACACTTTCAAAGCAATTGGTACACGTTTACCCAATAGCGCCATGATACCAAGTGCAAATGCGATATCTGTCGCCGCTGGAATTGCCCAACCAGAGATCGCTTCAGGGTCGCCAGCATTGAAAGCAACGTAAACAAGTGCAGGAGCCAACATGCCGCCAACCGCAGCAATTGCCGGGAAGATTGCGGTTTCTTTCGATTTTAGTGCGCCTTCAAGTAGCTCACGCTTTACTTCAAGGCCAATAAGTAGGAAAAACACAGCCATTAGGCCGTCGTTGATCCAGTGAGACACTGACATACCAAGTACATAAGTATGCAGCATTGCTTGATAAGTTTCGCCAAGTGGTGTGTTAGCAATGGTCATCGCAATTGCTGCCGCAATTACCAGAAGAATACCACCAGCGGATTCCATTTTGAAAAAGTCACGAATGACATCGTTCATGATTTCGCCCTTATATTTATTATCTTAATAAACGATTAACAAAGAATGATGAGAGTGTATAGCTGCTGAAAATTTTAGAATAATCGCTTGTTCAGAGTATAAACTTCGATTTTTCCGATGTATTCTTTACGACACATCGTATTTTTCAACAAGAACATATAAATTTACAAGACCTGACAATCTCCCTATAAGTCTATGTATTCACATAGATTACTATTAACTTAGTATAATATGTGACTGATTTTCGTGATTAACATGCAGTTTTACGACGAAAACTGCGTGTTTCAACGACAAAAAAGCCACCTTTGATGAGGTGGCTTTCTGTTCTTTTTAGTAACCGGTGAGTTGCATAAATCCCCACGCCTCATTGGAACCCGATGCGAGTATCGGTCCTTCCCAATAAGGGATCACAAACGGAAGCCACATGTCCGATTTTATGATTCTCGTCGTCAAATTGATGTTGTGCTCGGGGACATTAATGATCCATTGCAGCGGTAGCCTTCTTCCGTTTGATAAGCCAGTGACCTGCAAAGGTGTCATGGTTAATTCTTTCTCAGTTAAGTTGATCACCTTACCGGAACGTGTCGCTAAAGTGCCAAACAGATGGGGAACCTGTCCATGATGACGATAGCGACTCACCGTAAGTGCTCGTCCATCATCAAGATTGAAAACAAACCAGTCCCAGCCTTGTTGTCCTTCACCGATTAGGCCACTACCCCACTCTTTTTGCGTCCACGCAGCCCCTGTCACTTCAATATCCCGACCATTTAAGGTTAGGTTGCCTTTTACATTTAAGAAAGGCGCACTGAAGCTAAAGGATGCGACAGATTGGAGCGCGTGCTTAACTTGAAAGCCTTTATCGCCATTCACGACGAACGGGCCGCTAGTAGTGGTATTTAAATCCATACCAAAGGTATCCGTTGTCACCTCTAAGTTACCCGGAAAGGGCGTAGAACCTAACGCTCGCCACGTCCAATTATCTATCCACAGACGGAACGGGCGATTCGTCATTCCAGCTTGTCCAATTCCACCACGCGCCACTCTTTGTTCTTTCCATACTTTAGAGCCATTGCTAATCACAATATGGGAGATAAAAAGCTGTGGATTTTGCCAACCTCTGGTATCACGCTCATCTGTTGCAACTCTAAAGTAGCTCCATTGAACGTTGTAAACCTTGCCATGCTTATCTTGTAATTTGGCAAAGTAATTCCACCATTCATGTTGATAATCTGGATGGAAGCGAAAATCCTGAGGAAGCGAGACATGTTCATCTGGCAACACTGGTTCAAAGATCGTTTTGCTTTCTCTTTGTAGTACTGCGCTAATGTCACTCTCTTTCGTTGCCGTCGCTTCGGCCCAATGCGTGAAATACAGCGTCGCACCCGTTAATGCAATGAAAGCAATAAACACCAACACTGATATCGAGAAGATCTTTTTCGGCTTCATATTCTTCGTCACAGAGCATCCCTCAACGACTTCATCGGAGTACTCTTAATCATTCTGATCACTGGCAATGCCCCCGCGATCATGATGGCAAACATCGCCCAAGCAATCGTCTGAACATACTCCCAAGGGATCGTTTGCAACTCTAAAGACCAGCCAAAAGATTGCTTAATAATGATATCAACAATCAAATGTGCCAACGCTAATCCGAGAGGGACGGCAATAATGGCGGAGATCATACCAAAAGCAAACAACTGTAACCCACCAAGGAGGACAAGCTCTTTACCCGACACGCCCATACAACGAAGTAAAGAAAAGTGCCTTTGCCGTGAAAATTCGCCAGCAAGGGTGGCAAAGAACAAGCCAAACACAGCAATAATCAACGTAATGTTGCCTAGTGTGCCTGCAATCGCAAAGGTGTGGTCAAACACTCGCATGGCTTGGTTATAGATATTGTTGTTGTCGAAGACTCGGTCTTGTGACAAGCGGAACACGTTTTCTAAGCGACGTTTCAAACCTTCGCCATTCACATTATCTTCAAGTAAAACACCAAGCCCCACGTTGCCCGAACCAGCAAAGGCATACAGCCAATTTCGATGCGACATCATTACTTGGTTATATGGATTCCCGTAATCGTAGTAAACACCGACGACTTGCCACCCTCCACCTAGTGGCGGCTGAAGATCGATATAGTCGCCAGGACGAATATCGAGTTTCAACGCCATGGATTCACTCACCATAAGACTCTTTGAGTGATGTAAGTGATACCAATAATTAGGCACGCCAAGTTTTACCGTTAGTGAATCAAGTTCTCCTTCCGAAGCACCAGTGCTCACCACTTGAAGTGCGCCACGTTCTGTAGGGACGTCTTTTTCCCAACGCCACCAAACGGCATCGACTTCAGGTTGTTCTTTTAACCAAGCACTCATGCGAGCTGCTGAGTTGTTCGTAGGGTAGATGTA from Vibrio hyugaensis includes:
- a CDS encoding acyl-CoA dehydrogenase encodes the protein MSSLRRKWISDPAFKMFKKVLPPLSSTEKEAMEAGSVWWDAELFSGKPNFTTLHHYPKPALTSEEQAFMDNELETLLEMLNDQQIVKDDRDLPPEVWEFLRKECFFSLIISKEYGGREFSALANSTIVSRIATRSISAAVSVMVPNSLGPGELLSHYGTQEQKDYWLPRLADGTDIPCFALTGPEAGSDAGGIPDQGVVCYGTHEGEEVLGIRVSWNKRYITLAPVATVLGLAFKLQDPDSLLGDKKDVGITCALIPADHEGVEIGERHDPLGSAFMNGPTRGNDVFIPMDWLIGGSEYAGKGWRMLVECLSAGRGISLPALGTAIGHLTTRTTGAYAYVRKQFGMSIGKFEGVAEAMGRIGGLTYLLEATRTLTTTSLDMKEKPGIVTAIAKYHMTEMARTILNDSFDIHAGRAIQDGPMNYLAKHYLGIPVAITVEGANILTRNLMIFGQGATRCHPYVLKEMEAAANPDAKEGAKEFDDLLFKHIKHATGNTFGALGAALTGSRFVKAHMSGPTQQYYKDITRLSRALAVSADFAMLTLGGGLKRKEMISARLGDGLSYLYMASAALKKYEDEGRQQGDLNFVHYAVQHCLYNASKSLNKAYSNFPVKYVGGVLKGLLFPLGNHFKAPSDELCVGLAEAMMTPGAQRDRLTHLCYIGKDEDDSVGLMERAFLAMYDVKPLERKLMKAAKDGKVARKGLLHDRLQQAFEADVLTEQEIDQIMAADKLRYKAIQVDHFSHDFSEVRTNVTTKKSHLNSAA
- a CDS encoding lipocalin-like domain-containing protein — its product is MKPKKIFSISVLVFIAFIALTGATLYFTHWAEATATKESDISAVLQRESKTIFEPVLPDEHVSLPQDFRFHPDYQHEWWNYFAKLQDKHGKVYNVQWSYFRVATDERDTRGWQNPQLFISHIVISNGSKVWKEQRVARGGIGQAGMTNRPFRLWIDNWTWRALGSTPFPGNLEVTTDTFGMDLNTTTSGPFVVNGDKGFQVKHALQSVASFSFSAPFLNVKGNLTLNGRDIEVTGAAWTQKEWGSGLIGEGQQGWDWFVFNLDDGRALTVSRYRHHGQVPHLFGTLATRSGKVINLTEKELTMTPLQVTGLSNGRRLPLQWIINVPEHNINLTTRIIKSDMWLPFVIPYWEGPILASGSNEAWGFMQLTGY
- the nhaA gene encoding Na+/H+ antiporter NhaA, with product MNDVIRDFFKMESAGGILLVIAAAIAMTIANTPLGETYQAMLHTYVLGMSVSHWINDGLMAVFFLLIGLEVKRELLEGALKSKETAIFPAIAAVGGMLAPALVYVAFNAGDPEAISGWAIPAATDIAFALGIMALLGKRVPIALKVFLLALAIIDDLGVVVIIALFYTGDLSTMALLVGFAMTGLLFMLNAKGVTKLTPYMIVGAILWFAVLKSGVHATLAGVVIGFAIPLKGKKGEHSPLKHMEHALHPYVAFGILPLFAFANAGISLEGVSMSGLTSMLPLGIALGLLVGKPLGIFTFSWAAVKLGIAKLPKGVNFMHIFAVSVLCGIGFTMSIFISSLAFANVSPEFDTYARLGILMGSTTAAVLGYALLHFSLPKQASEEVVEEY
- a CDS encoding TetR/AcrR family transcriptional regulator, producing the protein MAPRSTTKEKILDVAEGLFAEYGFNDTSLRTITGKANVNLASVNYHFGDKKTLVRAVLDRYLEALMPSIKTSLIELNTRDDYNMDEVFESLRLPLRALNDVRPNGTALFMLLIGRGYTDVQGHLRWFISTRYDEVLKLFMFSIGKANPELTEEQLFWRLHFTLGTCVFTMASSQALTEIAESKFQKDVDAKSVVDLLIPYLSAGMSAK